The genomic interval CGCGCCTTCCGTGTTCATTTCCATGGTCACGATCGCGCCGCCAAAACCTTCCTGGCTCATCTGCGCGCGCGCGTCGGTGATGACTTCACCGGTCAGTTCCGGCTCGGCCTTGAGGGCGTAAAACTCGTAGAAGTCGGTGGTGTTGCCGTCCTGTGTCTGCAGCTTCTGCGATTTGGCGCTCCAGGCGAACTGCAGATCCGACGGGATAAGACGACGCACATCCGGTCGCGAAAGGATGCGGTTGATACGGTCGCGGTTCTGCGCGGGGGCGAGTAGCTGCACGGCGCCGTTCTCGAATTGACGCGAGGAGAAGAGGATTGTGAACGGCATTTCCTTCTGCGCGCGTGCAAGCGCGGTGTCCTTCGGCGCGGCTGCGGAATCCTTGCGCTTGGCGCTGTCGGCGGCGGCAATCGTCTTTGTGGTGTCGCCCTTGACGCTGTCGGCCTTTGCGGTGCTGGCCGTGTCGAGCAATGTATTGATGTCCGAGCCGGAGAGAAGCTTGTTGATGTTGTCCATGGTGGACTGAATCAGCTTCGGCTCCGCAAGCAGCTTGAATTCGAGCTGGGCCGTCTCCTGAATGAGCTGACGCACTTCGCGTTCATTGCTCACGCCGGGAAGTTCGAGGATGATACGGCGGCTGCCCGAACGCGTGATCGACACTTCGGATACGCCGTACTTGTCGATTCGGTTCCGGATGATCTCCATGGCGCGGTCGACGGCCTTGTCGGACTCGTCCTGCAGCATGGCGATGATCTCGTCGTTCGAGCTTCGAAGTTCCCCGTAGTAGCGGCTCAGGCGCTGATTGCGCTCGGCAAACTTGCGTTTGAAGATGTCGAGTATCGATTCCTCGCTCTCGGCCGCTTCCTTCGTTGTCTCTTCCAGAATCTGGCGCAGGTTCTCGTCCTTGTTCCGCGCGATTTTGTCGAGCATCTGCGCGATGTTCACCTCGAGCGTCACGTACATGCCGCCCTGAAGATCGAGGCCGAGTTTAATGCGTTTCTCGC from Ignavibacteriota bacterium carries:
- the secD gene encoding protein translocase subunit SecD is translated as MKKNRFRIILIVAFLALTGYFLYPTWTDSQHQDTLLGLRGEDSTKYLDDNEESIRNAREKRIKLGLDLQGGMYVTLEVNIAQMLDKIARNKDENLRQILEETTKEAAESEESILDIFKRKFAERNQRLSRYYGELRSSNDEIIAMLQDESDKAVDRAMEIIRNRIDKYGVSEVSITRSGSRRIILELPGVSNEREVRQLIQETAQLEFKLLAEPKLIQSTMDNINKLLSGSDINTLLDTASTAKADSVKGDTTKTIAAADSAKRKDSAAAPKDTALARAQKEMPFTILFSSRQFENGAVQLLAPAQNRDRINRILSRPDVRRLIPSDLQFAWSAKSQKLQTQDGNTTDFYEFYALKAEPELTGEVITDARAQMSQEGFGGAIVTMEMNTEGAREWARVTGENVGKQIAIALDDAVFSAPNVRQKIIGGNSMIEGMDNMDEARLLEIVLKAGALPAPVDIIEERTVGPSLGEDSINAGINSFLIGVGLVMFFMLIYYQYAGFTADVAVLFNMVFILGVLAAFNATLTLPGIAGMLLTVGMAVDANVLINERIREEAGTGKTLRAALDAGYSRAMPAIIDSNLTTLITCIILYQLGSGPVQGFALTLMIGILCSMYTAIVVTRVFMEVTMDTNPKLVTFG